The following coding sequences are from one Musa acuminata AAA Group cultivar baxijiao chromosome BXJ2-4, Cavendish_Baxijiao_AAA, whole genome shotgun sequence window:
- the LOC135610622 gene encoding chloroplast protein FOR GROWTH AND FERTILITY 2-like isoform X2, giving the protein MERLIPSPCRTAPPFARPRPPVLLRRPPSYPKHSLPWLPRNGFKPVASLFSKRVGPPPPHPTPAVPSSSSSLSDASASRSAEEARKAQLFPERRASAGSILRKAVHSAVLVLASAIIFTIIQPILVPPSYATVQSAARSGGRLIRTELLSSAWTGFLAGCLHTLSGPDHLAALAPLSIGRTRIESAVVGALWGCGHDTGQVVFGLLFLMLKDRMHIEVIRTWGTRVVGLTLLVIGAIGFREASEVPMPCVALENGECDVSIYEHLDAGPTGKKKFGFATFATGIVHGLQPDALMMVLPALALPSRLAGAAFLCMFLVGTVFAMASYTVFIGSFTQALKERVPRITEKLTWAASLVAISMGLAILISQFFGFSLY; this is encoded by the exons ATGGAGAGGCTTATCCCTTCCCCCTGTCGAACGGCTCCGCCCTTCGCGAGGCCTCGCCCGCCTGTCCTCCTCCGGCGACCCCCATCGTACCCCAAGCACAGCCTTCCTTGGCTCCCGCGCAATGGCTTCAAGCCCGTGGCTTCGCTCTTCTCCAAACGAGTAGGACCGCCGCCGCCGCATCCCACGCCTGCTGTTCCtagctcttcctcctccctctccgatGCCTCGGCTTCTCGCTCCGCCGAGGAGGCCCGGAAGGCTCAGCTATTTCCCGAAAGAAGAGCATCCGCCGGTTCTATCCTGCGAAAG GCTGTACATTCTGCAGTGCTTGTTCTCGCATCAGCAATAATTTTTACAATAATCCAACCAATTCTAGTACCGCCCTCCTATGCAACAGTGCAGTCTGCTGCCAGATCTGGTGGAAGGCTCATTAGAACGGAATTATTAAGCAGTGCATGGACTGGTTTTCTTGCTGGTTGCCTACACACATTATCGGGCCCTGACCATCTTGCTGCGTTGGCTCCCTTATCCATTGGCAGAACGAGGATCGAGAGTGCTGTAGTAGGAGCCCTTTGGGGATGCGGCCATGATACTGGTCAAGTGGTATTTGGATTACTGTTCCTTATGCTCAAAGATCGTATGCACATTGAGGTCATTCGTACATGGGGAACAAGAGTTGTTGGTTTAACTCTGCTTGTCATTGGTGCAATTGGATTCAGAGAGGCCTCAGAGGTGCCCATGCCTTGTGTCGCTTTAGAAAATGGGGAGTGTGATGTTAGTATCTACGAGCACTTGGATGCAGGTCCGACTGGGAAAAAGAAGTTTGGATTTGCAACCTTTGCTACCGGCATTGTGCATGGTCTGCAGCCTGATGCACTCATGATGGTCTTGCCAGCGCTAGCACTTCCGTCGCGCTTGGCTGGTGCTGCATTTTTGTGTATGTTTCTTGTTGGCACGGTGTTTGCCATGGCAAGTTACACAGTTTTCATAGGTTCATTCACTCAGGCACTGAAAGAAAGGGTTCCTAGGATTACAGAGAAGCTAACATGGGCTGCTTCTCTTGTAGCAATATCCATGGGACTAGCCATTCTCATTAGCCAGTTCTTTGGTTTTAGTCTGTACTGA
- the LOC135608776 gene encoding uncharacterized protein LOC135608776 encodes MRDRWVHLDGRFREQLGELPNVAQLAGLNAVQLIGLIVQAANTARLHRKNCRHFARHLKLISEPPEQLKVSSGLRMRHGGPTFWLDSCQNRSYLYLLAMAQNEIDRYLKIMFLGGEEKLIRLFPLLQGCSFGILVPNQDLLDGAAPGLKPWHASGSNCEQWIRILKSHSCTYEQSQGPVDHQGLGLRAKNIRRVTPASNPCRREVEYNVKIQMFPLLLLFGWKTFVLNATAYAIISVNRGLHMSFECC; translated from the exons ATGAGGGATCGATGGGTTCATCTCGATGGTCGCTTCAGAG AACAGCTCGGGGAGCTCCCGAACGTGGCCCAACTGGCGGGCCTCAACGCCGTGCAGCTGATCGGGCTCATCGTCCAGGCGGCTAACACTGCCCGCTTGCACAGGAAGAACTGCCGGCATTTCGCGCGGCACCTGAAGCTGATCAGCGAGCCGCCGGAGCAGCTCAAGGTCTCGAGCGGCTTGAGGATGCGCCACGGCGGTCCTACGTTCTGGCTGGACAGCTGCCAGAACCGGAGTTACCTCTACCTTCTTGCAATGGCTCAGAATGAGATTGATCGGTACCTCAAGATTATG TTTTTAGGCGGCGAAGAGAAACTTATCCGACTTTTTCCCCTTCTTCAAGGATGTTCTTTCGGCATTCTAGTGCCAAATCAAGATTTACT GGACGGAGCAGCTCCTGGCCTCAAACCATGGCATGCTTCTGGGTCCAACTGCGAGCAGTGGATTCGTATCTTGAAGAGTCATTCTTGCACATATGAGCAATCTCAGGGACCAGTGGACCATCAGGGTTTGGGTCTGCGAGCAAAGAACATACGGAGAGTAACACCTGCATCCAATCCATGTCGTAGAGAAGTTGAATACAATGTTAAAATCCAG ATGTTCCCATTGCTGTTGTTGTTTGGATGGAAAACCTTCGTTTTGAATGCTACTGCATATGCCATAATCTCAGTGAACAGAGGACTTCATATGAGTTTCGAGTGTTGCTGA
- the LOC135609174 gene encoding MYB31 transcription factor31-like, whose protein sequence is MGRSPCCEKAHTNKGAWTKEEDERLIAHIRAHGEGCWRSLPKAAGLLRCGKSCRLRWINYLRPDLKRGNFTEEEDELIIKLHSLLGNKWSLIAARLPGRTDNEIKNHWNTHIRRKLLSRGVDPATHRPVNDRPPSNITISFERREGKAVGGSEESSVWQQQTQRPDLNLELCISLPFQQDPHELTKREKSLCFSCSLGLQNSKECKCRDFSGLSNGMLSYRGLKMK, encoded by the exons ATGGGGAGATCGCCATGCTGCGAGAAAGCTCACACCAACAAGGGTGCATGGACCAAGGAGGAGGACGAGCGCCTCATCGCTCACATCCGAGCCCACGGAGAGGGCTGCTGGCGTTCCCTCCCCAAGGCCGCCGGTCTGCTCCGGTGCGGCAAGAGCTGCCGCCTTCGGTGGATCAACTACCTCCGCCCCGACCTCAAGCGCGGCAACTTCACCGAGGAAGAGGACGAGCTCATCATCAAGCTCCACAGTCTCTTAGGCAACAA ATGGTCGCTGATCGCTGCAAGACTCCCCGGGAGAACGGACAACGAGATTAAGAACCACTGGAACACACACATCAGGCGGAAGCTACTGAGTCGAGGAGTGGATCCTGCGACCCACCGGCCGGTCAACGACCGCCCGCCATCTAACATTACAATCTCCTTCGAGAGGAGAGAGGGGAAGGCGGTCGGCGGCAGCGAGGAGTCATCGGTATGGCAGCAGCAAACCCAGCGTCCAGACCTCAACCTGGAGCTGTGCATAAGCCTTCCCTTCCAACAAGACCCCCATGAGCTCACCAAGAGGGAGAAGAGCCTCTGTTTCAGCTGCAGCTTGGGGTTGCAGAACAGCAAGGAGTGCAAGTGCCGAGACTTCTCCGGCCTCAGCAATGGAATGTTGAGCTACAGAGGCCTGAAGATGAAGTAA
- the LOC135610623 gene encoding protein EARLY-RESPONSIVE TO DEHYDRATION 7, chloroplastic-like → MASTNPQIPQPSPPPFAPSAPPFPIPTTTTPSSSSLYPPVDVSDFTEDLFPHIAEDDPKNPSLQPPSEETILRIPGAFLHLIDKQRSVELASGDLYISGLRQGDSFVAVLVRVGGTDDAVQWPLAHDEAAVKLDESHYFFSLHVPGETGDGGGGSPDVLSYGLTFASKGQEALLKELDAILESYSSFSVQKVSGKEPAEALDGTVAKEVTPTEVMEDSSKKEMMEERCVAYWTTLAPNVEDYSGLVAKAIAAGSGQLVKGILWCGDVTVERLKWGNDMLKTRLGPNEKPTEISPETWARIQRVKRFTKMSEKVATGVLSGVVRVSGYFTSSVVNSRAGKKFFGMLPGEVVLASLDGFGKICDAFEVAGKNVLSTSSVVTTGLVSHRYGEQAAAAATQGLDAAGHAVGTAWAVFKIRKGIDPKSSIAPTTLAKSAAEAAASEIRSKRGKETCKN, encoded by the exons ATGGCTTCCACAAATCCTCAGATCCCCCAGCCCTCGCCTCCGCCGTTTGCTCCCTCCGCTCCTCCCTTTCCcatccccaccaccaccaccccctcATCCTCCTCTTTGTATCCCCCCGTCGACGTGTCCGATTTTACCGAGGACCTCTTCCCCCACATTGCCGAAGACGATCCTAAAAACCCCTCCCTCCAACCTCCGTCGGAGGAAACCATACTACGCATTCCCGGCGCCTTCCTCCACCTTATCGACAAGCAGCGCAGCGTCGAGCTCGCTTCCGGCGACCTCTACATCTCTGGGCTCCGACAGGGCGACAGCTTCGTCGCCGTCCTCGTCCGCGTCGGCGGCACCGATGACGCCGTTCAGTGGCCTCTGGCTCACGATGAGGCCGCCGTGAAGCTCGACGAATCGCACTACTTCTTCTCCCTCCACGTTCCCGGTGAGACGGGGGACGGCGGCGGTGGGTCGCCGGACGTTCTTAGTTATGGCTTGACCTTCGCTTCAAAGGGGCAGGAGGCTCTTCTGAAGGAGCTGGATGCGATCTTGGAAAGCTATAGTAGCTTCTCGGTGCAGAAGGTGAGCGGGAAGGAGCCGGCGGAGGCGCTTGATGGAACCGTAGCGAAGGAGGTCACGCCCACAGAGGTGATGGAGGACAGCTCTAAGAAGGAGATGATGGAGGAGCGATGTGTGGCTTACTGGACCACTCTGGCACCCAATGTCGAGGACTATAGCGGATTGGTCGCCAAGGCGATCGCCGCAGGGTCGGGGCAGCTTGTGAAGGGGATATTGTGGTGTGGGGATGTGACAGTGGAAAGGCTCAAGTGGGGGAATGATATGTTGAAGACGAGGCTAGGGCCGAATGAGAAGCCGACAGAGATTAGTCCGGAAACCTGGGCGAGGATCCAAAG GGTTAAGAGGTTCACCAAGATGTCAGAGAAGGTTGCGACAGGAGTCTTATCTGGGGTCGTCAGGGTGTCTGGATACTTCACAAGTTCAGTTGTAAATTCGAGAGCAGGCAAGAAATTTTTTGGTATGTTGCCTGGTGAAGTTGTTCTGGCTTCTCTTGATGGATTTG GCAAGATATGCGATGCTTTTGAAGTGGCTGGAAAAAATGTTTTGTCTACATCATCGGTTGTGACAACTGGGCTAGTATCTCACAG GTACGGTGAGCAAGCAGCTGCAGCCGCAACCCAAGGGCTTGATGCTGCAGGGCATGCTGTCGGAACCGCGTGGGCCGTGTTCAAGATCAGAAAAGGCATTGACCCCAAGAGCAGCATCGCTCCCACCACACTGGCAAAATCTGCTGCAGAAGCTGCAGCTTCTGAAATCAGATCTAAGCGTGGCAAGGAGACTTGCAAGAACTAA
- the LOC135610622 gene encoding chloroplast protein FOR GROWTH AND FERTILITY 2-like isoform X1 yields MERLIPSPCRTAPPFARPRPPVLLRRPPSYPKHSLPWLPRNGFKPVASLFSKRVGPPPPHPTPAVPSSSSSLSDASASRSAEEARKAQLFPERRASAGSILRKISSFQAVHSAVLVLASAIIFTIIQPILVPPSYATVQSAARSGGRLIRTELLSSAWTGFLAGCLHTLSGPDHLAALAPLSIGRTRIESAVVGALWGCGHDTGQVVFGLLFLMLKDRMHIEVIRTWGTRVVGLTLLVIGAIGFREASEVPMPCVALENGECDVSIYEHLDAGPTGKKKFGFATFATGIVHGLQPDALMMVLPALALPSRLAGAAFLCMFLVGTVFAMASYTVFIGSFTQALKERVPRITEKLTWAASLVAISMGLAILISQFFGFSLY; encoded by the exons ATGGAGAGGCTTATCCCTTCCCCCTGTCGAACGGCTCCGCCCTTCGCGAGGCCTCGCCCGCCTGTCCTCCTCCGGCGACCCCCATCGTACCCCAAGCACAGCCTTCCTTGGCTCCCGCGCAATGGCTTCAAGCCCGTGGCTTCGCTCTTCTCCAAACGAGTAGGACCGCCGCCGCCGCATCCCACGCCTGCTGTTCCtagctcttcctcctccctctccgatGCCTCGGCTTCTCGCTCCGCCGAGGAGGCCCGGAAGGCTCAGCTATTTCCCGAAAGAAGAGCATCCGCCGGTTCTATCCTGCGAAAG ATCTCTTCCTTTCAGGCTGTACATTCTGCAGTGCTTGTTCTCGCATCAGCAATAATTTTTACAATAATCCAACCAATTCTAGTACCGCCCTCCTATGCAACAGTGCAGTCTGCTGCCAGATCTGGTGGAAGGCTCATTAGAACGGAATTATTAAGCAGTGCATGGACTGGTTTTCTTGCTGGTTGCCTACACACATTATCGGGCCCTGACCATCTTGCTGCGTTGGCTCCCTTATCCATTGGCAGAACGAGGATCGAGAGTGCTGTAGTAGGAGCCCTTTGGGGATGCGGCCATGATACTGGTCAAGTGGTATTTGGATTACTGTTCCTTATGCTCAAAGATCGTATGCACATTGAGGTCATTCGTACATGGGGAACAAGAGTTGTTGGTTTAACTCTGCTTGTCATTGGTGCAATTGGATTCAGAGAGGCCTCAGAGGTGCCCATGCCTTGTGTCGCTTTAGAAAATGGGGAGTGTGATGTTAGTATCTACGAGCACTTGGATGCAGGTCCGACTGGGAAAAAGAAGTTTGGATTTGCAACCTTTGCTACCGGCATTGTGCATGGTCTGCAGCCTGATGCACTCATGATGGTCTTGCCAGCGCTAGCACTTCCGTCGCGCTTGGCTGGTGCTGCATTTTTGTGTATGTTTCTTGTTGGCACGGTGTTTGCCATGGCAAGTTACACAGTTTTCATAGGTTCATTCACTCAGGCACTGAAAGAAAGGGTTCCTAGGATTACAGAGAAGCTAACATGGGCTGCTTCTCTTGTAGCAATATCCATGGGACTAGCCATTCTCATTAGCCAGTTCTTTGGTTTTAGTCTGTACTGA
- the LOC135608777 gene encoding probable L-ascorbate peroxidase 4, peroxisomal — MNQNLLKFHDIQLAGVVAIEMTGRANHRLCSRKTGAPHLRAIFYRMGLSDKDIVALSGSHTLEGLILKGQDLKVPGQANPSNLITLILWKQHKLEETEGLLKLPADEALLGDPEFRHYVEMYAKDEDLFFKDYAESHKKLSELGFTPRDTDSATKTIANSAVLAQSAFGVAVAAAVVILSYRYEVTRRK; from the exons atgaaccaaaatttactaaaatttcatgatatcCAGCTCGCTGGAGTTGTGGCTATTGAAATGACTGGGAGGGCCAACCATCGACTTTGTTCCAGGAAGACAG GTGCGCCCCATCTGAGAGCCATCTTTTACAGGATGGGTTTGTCAGATAAGGATATTGTAGCACTTTCTGGCAGTCACACACTG GAAGGGCTCATCCTGAAAGGTCAGGATTTGAAGGTGCCTGGACAAGCGAACCCCTCAAATTTGATAACTCTTATTTTGTGGAAGCAACACAAACTC GAAGAAACCGAGGGACTTCTCAAGCTTCCAGCCGATGAGGCTCTCTTGGGTGATCCTGAGTTCAGACACTATGTCGAGATGTATGCTAAG GACGAGGATCTCTTTTTCAAAGACTATGCAGAATCACATAAGAAACTATCAGAATTGGGATTTACCCCACGAGACACCGATTCTGCCACCAAAACCATTGCGAACAGTGCTGTATTGGCACAAAGTGCATTTGGAGTTGCTGTTGCCGCTGCTGTTGTGATCTTGAGTTACCGCTATGAAGTTACCAGGAGAAAATGA
- the LOC103979488 gene encoding uncharacterized protein LOC103979488 produces MEPIASVLDTIKGFVQSGEQFVKGAFQRCFDPHRKNPIEILKRLQRETFSDLMKIRDRQDKVERIISSFMSGKGSPFHEASTQLKGIINVDGALLFQDDQQAYHALDSSRINTGIDARFTFKINLRQKDALFAEFASHQNTYHGNGVTGSPLVLSKVMYLASISDSLSVISIPYGATCNDFLYDSDHTQGECLTVRPPLFNLYHACAVGLSVKTSNFAAAFAELFSGWRTEMGPTRHSNKLSTFGQISFQNFGETRLTLSGVWHMPRSFSLPIRLCRCGSCSKPDEMELAFPVTGRRSTGSSGGSIYMSIDIDESSKFGVWFEVQKLNPTITKWAFSLSDMPESEIGWGITVEGSSKGQSNSVMLESYLNFSVGKKASLQPGLAFIIDERSRAPALVFRSTWSF; encoded by the exons ATGGAGCCGATCGCTTCCGTTCTGGATACGATCAAGGGTTTCGTTCAATCCGGTGAGCAATTCGTCAAGGGCGCATTCCAGAGGTGCTTCGATCCCCACCGCAAGAACCCA ATAGAGATTTTAAAGCGTTTGCAACGGGAAACATTTTCTGATTTGATGAAGATAAGAGATAGACAAGATAAAGTTGAACGCATAATTTCTTCATTCATGTCTGGCAAAGGAAGCCCTTTCCATGAAGCTAGCACACAGTTGAAGGGGATAATCAACGTTGATGGTGCTTTGCTTTTTCAAGATGATCAGCAAGCATATCATGCTCTGGATAGTTCCAGAATAAATACTGGCATTGATGCAAGGTTTACTTTTAAGATTAATCTTAGACAGAAAGATGCTTTGTTTGCAGAGTTTGCATCTCATCAGAACACGTATCATGGCAATGGAGTTACTGGCAGCCCTCTTGTACTGTCAAAAGTGATGTATCTGGCGAGTATCAGTGACTCGCTGTCTGTGATTTCAATACCATATGGAGCTACTTGTAATGATTTCCTATATGATTCAGATCATACACAG GGTGAGTGCCTTACTGTTAGGCCACCTTTGTTCAATTTGTATCATGCCTGTGCGGTCGGCTTATCTGTTAAAACATCAAATTTTGCTGCTGCTTTTGCTGAACTGTTCTCTGGTTGGAGAACAGAGATGGGTCCTACTCGTCACAGTAATAAATTGAGCACGTTTGGGCAAATATCCTTTCAAAATTTTGGAGAAACAAGACTCACACTGTCTGGTGTGTGGCACATGCCAAGATCATTCTCTCTTCCAATTAGGCTTTGCCGTTGCGGATCCTGTTCTAAACCAGATGAAATGGAGCTAGCATTTCCTGTCACTGGAAGGCGGTCAACAGGAAGTTCTGGTGGATCCATCTATATGTCAATAGATATTGATGAAAGTTCAAAATTTGGGGTCTGGTTTGAGGTACAGAAATTAAACCCAACTATAACAAAGTGGGCTTTCTCCTTGTCTGACATGCCAGAAAGTGAGATTGGATGGGGCATTACAGTGGAAGGAAGCTCGAAAGGACAATCTAATTCAGTTATGTTGGAGAGTTATCTAAATTTTAGTGTGGGCAAAAAAGCCAGTTTGCAGCCAGGTCTGGCCTTTATCATTGACGAGAGAAGTCGAGCACCTGCACTGGTGTTTCGGTCTACGTGgtctttttga